From Anopheles funestus chromosome 3RL, idAnoFuneDA-416_04, whole genome shotgun sequence, a single genomic window includes:
- the LOC125771415 gene encoding filamin-B isoform X3: MELPKGAKITHAGLLQHTPDGKTELQKITQAGLVARSPEGTAAKGMNIRGNEDLWVEIQANTFKNWVNEHLRESGLQVIEFHEDFCDGTLLCALVEGLQKRPLKPSWNKRPANQHHYIENVTTALNAIEADGVKLVNIGNVDIVNGNVKLILGLIWSLIVRYQIGRSKFPPRKLMLAWLQAALPDCKVSNLTTDWNSGVLLSALLDYCEPGLFPHWRTLNQNESVRNCERAMHLAYERFGIPKVLEPEYLASRWLDELSGMTYLSYFMRPGGPGYNATMKWVNGQIKRPVNNFTSDFNDGKVFCEIIKDLGGPVPDPAKLSSDPSQWENNQQKVIDGGLKLGVKPVLSAKDMATADEEHLGVMAYTTWLRWVIPRPPLANMLAVHLDSTSGRVGEPTEFRVEALSRDVDMAKVKAYISMPNTNTLHQVRLGSRGEGTFVPDKYGMHEIVLEIDDNQLGGHFFRVLPRLVHVAPPGMAPCALGSLVEVLVNATGAPKTEDILVTAYSPSGRPLKCPLKKIEEGHSAIFKPDEAGVWEIAITYQGRHIQGGPFTCAVFDPSGVSVHGLDGAMPLRAHSFEVDARGVGVSGELHVDIVHEKRSLVCSVEKLQENKYQVTFMPRSNGKHRVYVYFNGYDVKGSPFIMKVGSKGRSGKTRTSPHQHDGKLRSESPSYHFNSSSLTRKTDSSSLRRDIYSPTMVPKSGSRSPQDYEPGFIKSSSKETYTSRVMSPARHSPSPKLIFPTTETDYGGFRRSTEILSQRRDSDELKSPVRLSDDGSSSYVKTIRTENHTTKTIRTMLDSDSPIAHIRASPGLKSPQTVSATLLDTRAGTSSPKPLITTTSTSTSSTRYIPSPVTEQRVASPIAMHEKSNGTYKVTERNSTYKSTVTRDVVRDSPTFERVVRSPPTTSTNVVDYSSNIKVNASSANGGQPSRRDSYDVINKTKHLFSQNSLESLANLTERQLNTDLTYDRSTLDNQTEKNTHFNKFSLGTEAQSKRPIIEDEGLYRAGGYLKNYRTESNEKYERYSSSQLKGGFEPIGRDMSGARAIRVQDIPDGVLGRPVEFEIDGSQAGSGNLEILVNGGRVTSAVRALGNQRFIASFTPHESGTHTVQITFNEETVPGSPWNINIMSSPGLTALGESTRLVPANLPAVFEVLPPPGASIRGSDCVATVLSPSKTKVSARVTHESANGALRIEFVPSEVGTHIVEASIGGTTLVGGPLIAKVYDSSLIQVTDVNGGVVGQPCQFRVDASAAGEGQLEISINEGEVPNHVQVVGGGRCLVSFTPEQAKPHLIDIKFNGETVIGCPFVCSVADTSRVLLNLTNLELIPVNRPASFHITVSGGGAAELAVSVRGPQGELPVRVTGDIHAGFTAEFTPNHVGAHTINVEYNGYPVQGTPFVAKSYDATKVAVGSVSKGTVGRPVQFTVDAGDAGEGNLEITISAKGHNIPTQVHPQGNAKFAVSFVPAEPCEHIINVSFNKMLVPGCPITVIINGGTTGPQVSLGGPGPLHMPNSLVINHAGGRLEDIEVNVEGRRRLLY; the protein is encoded by the exons ATGGAGCTTCCAAAGGGGGCCAAAATTACACATGCCGGACTGCTGCAGCACACACCGGATGGAAAGACGGAACTGCAGAAGATCACCCAGGCGGGGTTGGTGGCCCGATCGCCGGAGGGTACTGCCGCCAAGGGGATGAACATACGCGGCAACGAGGATCTTTGGGTTGAGATACAGGCCAACACGTTCAAGAACTGGGTGAATGAACATTTGCGAGAATCTGGACTGCAG GTGATTGAATTTCACGAGGACTTTTGCGATGGTACGTTACTTTGCGCATTGGTGGAAGGACTACAGAAGCGCCCGCTCAAACCTTCCTGGAACAAGCGGCCAGCTAATCAGCATCACTATATAGAGAACGTCACTACGGCACTGAACGCAATCGAAGCGGATGGTGTCAAGCTCGTCAACATCGGTAATGTGGACATTGTCAACGGAAATGTCAAGCTGATCCTTGGCCTCATATGGTCACTGATCGTGCGCTATCAGATTGGACGTAGCAAGTTCCCGCCGCGTAAGCTGATGCTCGCCTGGTTACAGGCCGCACTGCCCGACTGTAAGGTTAGCAATCTGACTACGGATTGGAACAGCGGCGTTTTGCTGTCCGCCCTGTTGGACTACTGTGAGCCGGGCCTATTCCCCCATTGGCGCACACTCAATCAGAACGAATCGGTGCGCAACTGCGAACGGGCAATGCACTTGGCGTACGAGCGGTTCGGCATTCCGAAGGTCCTGGAACCGGAGTACCTTGCATCGCGATGGTTGGATGAGTTGTCCGGCATGACGTATCTGTCGTACTTTATGCGACCAGGTGGACCAGGCTACAACGCCACGATGAAGTGGGTTAACGGACAAATCAAGCGTCCTGTTAACAACTTTACG AGTGACTTCAACGATGGTAAAGTGTTTTGCGAAATCATCAAAGATCTCGGTGGACCCGTGCCCGATCCTGCCAAGCTTAGTTCCGACCCATCCCAGTGGGAGAACAATCAGCAGAAGGTGATCGATGGTGGCCTAAAGCTTGGTGTAAAGCCTGTACTCTCCGCAAAGGATATGGCCACAGCGGACGAGGAACATTTGGGCGTGATGGCATACACAACCTGGTTGCGTTGGGTTATACCGCGTCCTCCGCTTGCCAACATGCTTGCCGTCCATCTGGACAGTACGTCGGGCCGGGTCGGTGAACCGACGGAGTTCCGCGTCGAGGCACTGTCGCGTGATGTGGATATGGCGAAAGTGAAGGCGTACATCAGCATGCCCAACACGAACACACTGCACCAGGTGCGGTTGGGTTCGCGCGGTGAAGGAACCTTTGTGCCAGATAAGTACGGCATGCACGAGATCGTACTTGAGATCGATGACAACCA ACTTGGTGGACACTTCTTCCGGGTACTCCCAAGGCTTGTACATGTCGCCCCGCCTGGTATGGCCCCGTGCGCCCTCGGAAGCCTTGTGGAAGTGCTGGTCAACGCAACCGGTGCGCCGAAAACCGAGGACATCCTAGTGACCGCCTACAGTCCTTCCGGGCGTCCGCTCAAGTGTCCATTGAAGAAG ATCGAGGAAGGACATAGTGCCATTTTCAAGCCGGATGAAGCCGGCGTTTGGGAAATTGCCATAACATACCAGGGCCGCCACATCCAGGGCGGCCCTTTCACGTGTGCCGTGTTTGATCCGAGCGGTGTGTCCGTACACGGACTCGACGGTGCCATGCCTTTGAGGGCACACTCGTTTGAGGTGGATGCGCGCGGTGTCGGAGTTAGTGGTGAGCTGCATGTAGACATCGTGCATGAAAAGCGCTCGCTCGTTTGCTCGGTGGAAAAGCTACAGGAGAACAAGTACCAGGTTACATTTATGCCTCGTTCCAATGGGAAACATCGGGTGTACGTGTACTTCAACGGATATGATGTTAAGGGATCCCCTTTTATAATGAAGGTCGGTTCGAAGGGTAGATCTGGTAAAACACGCACCAGTCCACATCAGCATGATGGGAAGCTGCGCTCGGAGAGTCCCTCGTACCACTTCAATTCATCGTCGTTGACGCGTAAAACCGACAGCTCATCGTTGCGTCGGGATATTTACTCGCCCACGATGGTACCGAAGTCAGGCTCGCGATCACCACAAGACTACGAACCTGGCTTCATCAAGAGCTCTAGTAAGGAGACGTATACGAGCCGCGTCATGTCACCGGCAAGACACAGCCCTTCGCCTAAATTGATCTTCCCGACCACGGAAACCGATTACGGAGGGTTTCGTCGCAGTACGGAGATACTGTCGCAACGTCGCGATTCCGATGAGCTGAAGAGTCCGGTACGGCTTTCGGATGACGGTTCCAGTTCGTACGTTAAAACGATTCGGACGGAAAACCACACAACGAAAACGATCCGTACGATGCTGGATTCTGACAGTCCGATCGCGCACATCCGTGCCAGTCCGGGGCTGAAAAGTCCTCAGACAGTATCGGCGACGCTGTTGGATACCCGGGCCGGTACCAGCAGTCCGAAGCCGTTGATCACAACTACCAGTACGAGTACGTCCAGTACGCGCTACATTCCATCTCCGGTGACGGAGCAACGTGTTGCGAGTCCGATTGCAATGCATGAAAAGTCCAACGGGACGTACAAGGTAACCGAAAGGAACTCGACCTACAAATCTACTGTAACACGAGACGTTGTGCGCGATAGTCCCACGTTCGAGCGAGTAGTTCGAAGTCCTCCGACGACATCAACCAATGTTGTGGATTATTCGTCCAACATCAAGGTGAATGCTAGCAGTGCCAATGGAGGACAACCCTCCAGACGAGACAGCTACGATGTGATCAACAAGACAAAGCACTTGTTCTCACAGAACTCCTTGGAATCATTGGCGAATTTAACTGAAAGGCAGCTCAATACCGACCTAACATACGATCGCTCAACGCTGGACAATCAAACGGAAAAGAATACGCACTTTAACAAATTCTCGCTGGGAACTGAAGCGCAATCCAAGCGTCCAATCATCGAAGATGAAGGACTGTACCGTGCTGGTGGTTATCTGAAAAATTATCGTACGGAGTCAAACGAAAAGTACGAACGGTACAGTTCATCACAACTGAAGGGTGGTTTCGAACCGATCGGACGTGATATGAGCGGTGCCCGAGCGATTCGCGTGCAGGATATTCCAGACGGTGTGCTCGGACGTCCGGTTGAGTTTGAGA TCGATGGATCGCAAGCCGGTTCGGGAAATCTGGAGATACTCGTCAACGGTGGCCGGGTAACGTCGGCGGTGCGAGCACTAGGTAATCAACGTTTCATCGCTAGCTTCACTCCGCACGAATCCGGTACCCACACCGTACAGATCACCTTCAACGAGGAAACCGTTCCCG GCTCACCTTGGAATATCAACATAATGTCGTCACCAGGGCTTACGGCTCTCGGTGAGTCCACGCGCTTAGTGCCGGCGAATTTGCCGGCGGTTTTTGAGGTACTGCCGCCCCCGGGCGCCTCGATCCGAGGCAGCGACTGTGTGGCGACCGTGCTGTCACCGAGCAAGACGAAAGTGTCCGCCCGCGTAACGCACGAGTCCGCCAACGGTGCGCTGCGCATCGAGTTTGTCCCGTCGGAGGTCGGCACGCATATCGTCGAAGCATCGATCGGTGGTACCACGCTCGTCGGTGGTCCGCTCATTGCAAAGGTGTACGATTCGAGCCTGATCCAGGTGACGGACGTGAATGGTGGCGTCGTCGGTCAACCGTGCCAGTTCCGTGTGGATGCCAGCGCGGCCGGTGAAGGTCAGCTCGAGATTTCGATCAATGAAGGTGAGGTGCCGAACCATGTGCAggttgttggtggtggccGCTGTCTGGTATCGTTCACACCGGAGCAAGCCAAACCGCATCTGATCGATATCAAGTTTAACGGCGAAACGGTGATCGGATGTCCGTTCGTGTGTTCCGTCGCTGATACGAGCCGAGTACTGCTGAACCTTACGAATCTCGAGCTGATCCCGGTAAATAGACCCGCATCCTTTCACATCACCGTGAGCGGAGGTGGTGCGGCCGAGTTGGCCGTTAGTGTGCGTGGCCCACAAGGGGAACTTCCGGTCCGTGTAACCGGTGACATTCATGCTGGCTTCACGGCCGAATTTACGCCGAACCATGTTGGCGCACACACCATCAATGTGGAGTACAACGGATACCCGGTGCAGGGTACACCGTTCGTGGCGAAATCGTACGACGCCACCAAGGTGGCGGTGGGATCCGTGTCCAAGGGCACGGTAGGCCGGCCGGTGCAATTCACCGTTGACGCCGGTGACGCAGGCGAAGGTAATCTGGAGATTACGATCTCCGCCAAGGGTCATAACATTCCCACGCAGGTGCATCCACAAGGAAACGCCAA ATTCGCCGTCTCGTTCGTACCGGCAGAACCGTGCGAACACATCATCAACGTGTCGTTCAACAAAATGCTTGTTCCCGGCTGTCCGATCACGGTCATTATCAACGGTGGTACGACCGGACCGCAGGTTTCGCTCGGTGGTCCGGGCCCACTGCACATGCCCAACTCACTGGTCATCAACCACGCCGGAGGCCGCCTGGAGGACATCGAAGTGAACGTCGAAG GGCGCCGTAGACTTTTGTACTAG